Within the Gloeobacter kilaueensis JS1 genome, the region GCGCGGCGCGGCCAGGGGCGTGTTTGCCGGCATCGATGGGCTGGTGGAGCAGCTGTTGAAAGATCTGGCGGAGCGGACCTAGCCGTGCCCTCCGGACGCACCCACGACCGGATCACCTGGGCGACTGCTCCCGCCGCCGTGGTAGCTGCCTGGGCGCTTACGGGCAGCCTCCGGATCGCTGCCACCGTGGGGGTGAGCTATGTCTTTGCCGGATTGATGTTTGGCGGCGATCTCGATATCCACTCGATCCAGTACCGGCGCTGGGGACCATTGCGCTGGCTGTGGCTGCCGTACCGGCGGCTGGGCACCCACCGCTCCTGGTTCACCCACGGCCCGATCGCAGGCACGCTGGGCAGGCTCGTTTATCTTGGTATCGCCCTTGCCTGCCTCGGTCTGCCGCTCGCTTTTGTCCTCGAAGACTGGGGGGACGTTCCCCTGCACTGGCGCGCCCACCTGCTTGCTGCTTTTAGCTGGGGGAGCGCCCACTGGCCTGTTCTTGTCTGGGGGCTGTTGGGCCTGGAGTTGGGGGCGATGAGCCACAGCCTGAGCGACTGGATGGGCAGCGCCTGCCGGCGGCTTCTGCGGGCCCGCCGCCGGCGACGGCAGGGTGCATCCCCTTATCGCATCAGCGCGGCCAGAGGTAGATAGCGCCCGAAATCCAGGTGAGGGCCACCGCCAGCCAGAAAAGCGGCACCGCGTAGGGCCACTGCAAGATCAAAAAGACCACCGCCACGATCTGAACGACGGTCTTGGCCTTGCCCCAGAGGTTCGCGCCCGAGATCTGCGTCTGGTTGACGCGCCAGCCCGCCACCGCCAGTTCCCTGGCCAGGATCAAGAACACGCCCCAGCCAGGAATCTGGCCCAGCTCCACCAGCATCAGCAGCGGAGCGAGGACCAGGAGCTTATCGACGAGCGGATCGAGAAATTTGCCCAGGTCGGTGACCTGGCCCAGGCGGCGGGCCAGGTAGCCGTCCAGCCAGTCGGTGGCCGCCGCCACCAAAAAAAGCACCGCCGCCCACAGCCGCTGCTCAGGCGTCGGCACCGGCACCAGCAGCACCAGCAGCGCCGGTACGGCGAGCAGACGACTGAACGTGATCCAGGTGGGGAGATTCACCGACAAACCAGCGGCATCTTCCCGTAGGATAATCTGGGCAGGGGGGTGCGTGCTCTGCTGCAAGACAGGTTCGAGCCAGTGGAAAAGTCTTTTTTGCAAAGTCCTGCCTACAAGCAATTCCAGAACCAGCTTTCTCAGGTGCGGGGTGAACTGTCTTCACCCCTTTATCGGGGGGTGGCGCAGGCGGTGGGAGCGATTGCCGGGCTGGCACTCCTGACGGTCTGGTTGATCCAGCCGCCGCCGTCGCCAGTGGCCTCCAGCCCGCTGCCTGTGGCTTCACCGGCCCCTGTGCGTCCCGACAATGCAGCGGCTTCCCGGCAACTGCAGTCGGAGGTGAGCGAAGCACCGGAGGAAGCAGCGAGCGACGAGAACATCGCTGCTCCAGCCCGCCCGTCAACCGCCTTCGAGCAACCTGATACAACTGCCCCGACTGCCCCGCCGCCCCAGGCCGCTCCCGTTCCCCAGCCGGCCCCCGCTGCTGCCCTGCCCACCGTGCCCGTGCTCAAGCCCGTGCCTCCGGCACCGCAACTGGTGAGTATCGCCGCCGCCGATCAATCTCGCTTTGCGGTGATTCGTCTGGGCAGCCAGAGTCAGACCGTAAGCGTCGCCGACCGCGTCGGCACCTGGCAGGTGGTCCAGATTCTTGCCGACCGCGTCATCCTGGCCCAGGGCACCAAAAAACTGGTGCTCAGTTTCAGCCGCACCGGCAACCCGCCGGTAGACAACCCGGCGCTTGCCAATCCTGGCGGTGGCCGGGGACCAATCACACCGCGCGCTTTTCCGCCGGGGGTGCCGCCCCCGCCCAATCCGAACGAAGAGTTGCAGAACCAGCCGGTTATCCCGCCCCAGCAGCCCCAGGACGCCGAGCAGCCCCAGGATGTCGATCAGCCCGATGCGGTGCGGCCCAACGACCGCTAGCGGTAGTGTCATAGCCGGCGAAATGGCCCTAATATAAGCATGTCGAGCCGCTCGGGTCCGCCGCTGTGACCACTGTTCTCTCGAAGTCCGTCCTGGTTGCCCGCCGCCAGCAATTTCGCCGCCGCCGCTGGCTGTGGCGATTGTTGGGCCTGTGGCGCGTGCTGCTGGCCGCCGGTATCGCTGCCGGTCTGGTCTGGCTGGCGCGCACCCCCCTGTGGCAGGTACGCTCCGCCGAAGCGATCAAGATTACCGGTGCCCAGCGGCTGGAGGCTGAGCAGATCCAGCAGGTGCTTGCCCTGCGCTACCCTCTGCCAGTGCTTGCCATTCGGCCCGAACAACTCGAAGCGCGGTTGCTCACCGAGCT harbors:
- a CDS encoding metal-binding protein, translating into MVAAWALTGSLRIAATVGVSYVFAGLMFGGDLDIHSIQYRRWGPLRWLWLPYRRLGTHRSWFTHGPIAGTLGRLVYLGIALACLGLPLAFVLEDWGDVPLHWRAHLLAAFSWGSAHWPVLVWGLLGLELGAMSHSLSDWMGSACRRLLRARRRRRQGASPYRISAARGR
- the pgsA gene encoding CDP-diacylglycerol--glycerol-3-phosphate 3-phosphatidyltransferase; translated protein: MNLPTWITFSRLLAVPALLVLLVPVPTPEQRLWAAVLFLVAAATDWLDGYLARRLGQVTDLGKFLDPLVDKLLVLAPLLMLVELGQIPGWGVFLILARELAVAGWRVNQTQISGANLWGKAKTVVQIVAVVFLILQWPYAVPLFWLAVALTWISGAIYLWPR